One Anthonomus grandis grandis chromosome 15, icAntGran1.3, whole genome shotgun sequence DNA segment encodes these proteins:
- the LOC126744839 gene encoding dolichyl-diphosphooligosaccharide--protein glycosyltransferase subunit STT3A, with translation MGFLEKKGPQASQQDLKKQETLLTIAILALAGVLAFATRLFSVLRFESVIHEFDPYFNYRTTKYLAENGFYAFHNWFDDRAWYPLGRIIGGTIYPGLMVTSVTLFRLCQFLHIDIDIRNVCVFLAPLFSSFTTVVTYLLTKEIFDKGAGLTAAAFVAIVPGYISRSVAGSYDNEGIAIFCMLLTYYTWIKAVKTGTVKWGALTALAYFYMVSSWGGYVFLINLIPLHVLSLIFTGRFSHRIYVAYSTLYCVGTILSMQISFVGFQPVQSSEHMLALGVFGLCQILEFVEYLRSKMSPTDFKILFSFAFSTFGAILAVGLIILSLSGKVAPWTGRFYALLDPSYAKNHIPIIASVSEHQPTAWSSFFFDLHILTMLIPPGLYLCFKDPTDSKYFLALYGATAVYFAGVMVRLMLVLAPAACALSGAGLSRLLNRFLTPLPTTQRQKKAVVTQNENRSYVATSFAVLSFAMLSAYTLHSTWVTSEAYSSPSIVLSARAHDGSRIIFDDFREAYGWLKSNTPEDARIMSWWDYGYQITAMANRTVLVDNNTWNNTHISRVGQAMASSEEKALEIMRELDVDYVLVIFGGLTGYSSDDINKFLWMVRIGGSTEKGKHIHESDYYSPSGEFRVDKEGAPALLNCLMYKMCYYRFGKVHTEGGKPPGWDRVRGAEIGNKDFELDVLEEAYTTEHWLVRIYKVKDLPNRGSL, from the exons ATGGGGTTTTTAGAGAAAAAGGGCCCTCAGGCCTCCCAACAAGACCTTAAAAAGCAAGAAACTTTGCTTACCATTGCCATTTTAGCTTTGGCTGGGGTATTAG cttttgcCACCAGGTTGTTCTCTGTTTTGCGTTTTGAGTCTGTTATACACGAATTTGATCCCTATTTTAACTACAGAACAACGAAGTACTTGGCAGAAAATGGTTTCTATGCTTTTCATAATTGGTTTGATGATAGAGCATG GTATCCACTGGGAAGAATCATTGGTGGTACAATATATCCAGGTCTTATGGTTACTTCAGTAACACTTTTTAGACTGTGCCAGTTTTTGCACATAGACATTGATATAAGAAATGTCTGTGTCTTTTTAGCTCCACTATTCTCTTCATTTACTACTGTGGTTACTTATTTACTCACTAAAGAG atctTTGACAAAGGTGCAGGACTTACAGCAGCAGCATTTGTAGCTATTGTACCAGGTTATATTAGCAGATCTGTTGCTGGTAGCTATGACAATGAGGGCATAGCAATATTTTGCATGTTGCTTACTTATTACACCTGGATAAAAGCAGTGAAAACTGGAACAGTTAAATGGGGGGCATTAACTGCGCTTGCTTACTTTTACATG GTTTCATCTTGGGGTGGctacgtttttttaattaatttgattcCGCTGCATGTGTTATCATTGATTTTCACAGGAAGGTTCTCTCATAGGATTTATGTTGCTTATAGTACTTTGTATTGTGTAGGTACTATATTGTCTATGCAAATTTCTTTTGTTGGCTTCCAGCCTGTACAAAGTTCAGAGCATATGttg GCCTTGGGCGTGTTTGGACTCTGCCAAATACTTGAATTCGTCGAATACTTACGCAGCAAAATGAGCCCTACCGACTTCAAAATCCTATTTTCTTTCGCGTTTAGCACCTTTGGAGCTATATTAGCTGTAGGCCTGATAATTTTATCGCTTTCTGGCAAGGTCGCCCCTTGGACAGGAAGATTTTATGCACTACTCGACCCTTCATATGCAaag AATCACATTCCAATTATCGCGTCAGTATCTGAGCATCAACCAACAGCATGGTCATCATTTTTCTTTGATCTTCACATTTTAACCATGTTAATACCACCTGGACTATATTTATGCTTTAAAGACCCCACAGACTCGAAATATTTCCTAGCGCTTTATGGGGCGACGGCAGTTTATTTCGCGGGGGTTATGGTACGTCTAATGCTGGTATTGGCCCCTGCGGCTTGCGCTCTTAGTGGGGCAGGTTTGAGTCGACTTTTAAACCGATTTTTGACTCCTTTGCCTACCACTCAACGtcagaaaaag gcTGTTGTTACCCAAAACGAAAATAGAAGCTACGTGGCAACTAGTTTTGCTGTGTTATCATTTGCAATGCTGTCAGCTTACACACTGCACAGCACATGGGTCACTAGCGAGGCATATAGCTCTCCCTCTATCGTTTTGAGTGCTAGAGCGCATGATGGTTCTAGGATTATATTTGATGATTTTAGAGAG GCCTACGGTTGGTTAAAATCCAACACACCTGAGGATGCAAGAATCATGTCTTGGTGGGACTACGGATATCAAATTACTGCCATGGCCAACCGGACAGTGCTGGTGGACAACAACACGTGGAATAACACCCATATCAGTAGGGTCGGTCAGGCGATGGCGAGCAGCGAAGAAAAAGCGTTGGAAATCATGAGAGAACTGGACGTTGATTATGTGTTGGTTATTTTTGGTGGACTTACTGGCTACTCATCAGATGACATTAATAAATTTCTGTGGATGGTCCGAATTG GTGGTAGCACTGAGAAAGGTAAACATATTCACGAATCCGACTATTATTCTCCTTCAGGGGAATTCAGGGTAGACAAAGAGGGCGCACCAGCTCTTCTTAACTGTCTTATGTACAAAATGTGTTACTATCGCTTCGGAAAGGTGCACACAGAGGGCGGTAAGCCACCAGGATGGGATAGAGTAAGAG GTGCTGAGATTGGAAACAAAGATTTCGAACTGGATGTTTTGGAGGAAGCCTATACCACTGAGCATTGGTTGGTTAGGATTTATAAAGTTAAGGATTTGCCCAACAGAGGGTCTTTGTAA